The Agrobacterium larrymoorei sequence CCTATTCTCGTCGCGTCAGAGAGGGTAGCACGTGGCTTCCTGGCGTCAGATCAATGTTGACGGAATGGGATATCGCGCAGCGTCTATCTCGTCCTTCGACAACGGGCTGCGCGTCAGCACGTCGGCATAACTGGCTCTGGTTCGAGCGCCATAGCTCTCCTTGATCGCGCTCATCAGTTCGATCTCCTGGTACATCCAGTTCCAGCGCGAATAGTCGCCCAGGCCGGTCAACTGGCGGCTCGCTTTTTCCCGAACCGCAAGCTCGCGATCGCGCACCACTTCTCCCGTCACGATCGACATCAACTGGAAGGCGGCATCATCCATGTCCGTGGCTTCCCGACGCCAATATTCCTCTCCGCGCTCCTCGCAGATCAGCCAATAGCTGCCACGTCGCCATTCGACGTAAACGGTTCCGTCGCCACGGGCGCGGCGCGGGATTGGCGGGAAGGGCGTGTCGACGGCCCTGGCCCATAGCGCCGAGATATAATCGTGAAGTGTGTCGATAGCGTCCATGATGACAGTCTGGGCGCGACCGTTGCTGCAGGCAAGTTCGGATTATTTGGGAAAGCTGGACACTGCCCAATAAAAAAGCGGACCGAAGCCCGCTTTCTGAATTGGTTCTGAGACAGACCTTACGCCTTGCGGCGTTCGCTGACCGGCTGGTAGGCCATCTTCGCGTGGAACTTGCAGTAGGGCGAGGCTTCAGACGCTTCGCAGCCGCAGAAATGGAAGTCGTCCTTGAGCGGGTCGCCGACCGGCCACTTGCAGGTGCGCTCCGTCAGTTCCGTCAGCGTCAGGCGACGCGAGATCGGGATAACGACATTGTTGGAAGAACGAACATATTCCATGGGCTCGACCGGGTCGATGTCCATGTCTTCCTTGAAAGCGAGGGCACCAGAGCTACGGGCCGGTGCTGGACGGCTGGTCGCAGCGCGGGCCGGAGCCGCATAGCTTGCCGGACGCGGCGCTGCTGCGGGACGCTTGGGCGCAGGACGCGACGTGGCGACCGTACCGCCGGCCTTGGCACGACCTGGCAGGTTGAGGCGGTGAACCTTGCCGATGACGGCATTGCGGCTCACACCGCCTAGTTGTGCTGCGATCTGGCTTGCGCTAAGCCCTTCGGACCATAATCTCTTGAGCTTTTCTACTCGTTCGTCCGTCCAGTTCATGCCGCTTCTCCGCTCGTCGCGTTGTTTTCGGGCAGAATCCACCTACTGTGCCATGGAGTGAACCACGCGCAGGCCATTCGCCAGATTGTAGGTGACTAGTTCCGCCGCATTGCAGTCTAGTAATTGACGGTTAACCTAATCGTCGGTTGACTCCGTGACAAGAGTCGCAGGAATCATCTGGAATCGATTTTCCGGTTTTCCCCAACTTGCTTCCCCTGTGAGTCAGAAAGGCAACACCTCGGGGCTGCGCGGCAAGCGCCTACCAAGGCTTGTAAATGCCCGGAAGTGCCGAGATTTGTTGACATTAGGCGGGGAAGTGACAATAGTGCTCTCGCAATGAAGACAGCATGCAGGCCGCCGCGAGGCGGCATTTTTGATTTTCAGGGCAGGGATAACCCGCGAGCCCTATTGACAGTCGTCTGTCCCGACTTGACGTAAGGAGTGATGTCGCCATGGCCGAAACTGCCCCCAAATCCGGGCCGTTGTTCGATACGTTTTCCAGAGCCCCCCTGCGCTTCGAACGAGGCGAGGGCGTTTGGCTGATCACGGAAAGCGGCGAGCGATATCTCGATTTCGGTGCGGGCGTTGCGGTTACCTCGGTCGGCCATAGCCATCCCCATATGGTTGAATCCCTCAAGGCACAGGTCGAGAAGGTCTGGCATTTGTCCAACCTTTATGAGGTTGCAGGCCAGGAAGTGCTGGCAAAGCGGCTGACGGATGCGACATTCGCCGACAAGGTGTTCTTCACCAACTCCGGTGCGGAGGCGCTGGAATGCGCCATCAAGACGGCGCGCCGTTATCAGTACACGCACGGCCATCCGGAAAAATTCCGCATCATCACCTTCGAAGGTGCATTCCATGGCCGCACACTCGCCACCATCGCGGCTGGCGGCCAGGCCAAATATCTCGAGGGCTTCGGCCCCAAGGTGGAAGGCTTCGACCAGGTGCCATTCGGCGATCTCGAAGCGCTGAAGGCGGCGATCGTTCCGGAAACGGCTGCCCTTCTGATCGAGCCGATTCAGGGTGAGGGCGGTATCCGTGTCGTTCAGCCGGAGTTCCTGCGCACGCTTAGGGCGCTCTGCGAAGAGCACGGCCTGTTGTTGATCTTCGATGAAGTGCAGACCGGCGTTGGCCGTACCGGCAAGTTCTTCGCCTATGAACGCTCAGGCGTCGCGCCTGATATCATGGCAGTTGCCAAGGGCATTGGCGGTGGCTTCCCCTTCGGGGCATGCCTTGCAACGGCAGAAGCTGCGTCCGGCATGACGGCAGGCTCGCATGGCACGACCTATGGCGGCAATCCGCTGGCCATGGCGGCCGGCAACGCCGTGCTGGATATCGTTCTGGCCGATGGCTTTATCGAGCATGTGCGCGATGTCGCGCTGATCTTCCGCCAGGGACTGGCTTCGCTGAAGGACCGTTATCCGGATGTGATCGAGGAAATCCGTGGCGAAGGTTTGCTGCTCGGCATCAAGGCGCGGGTTCCATCCGGCGATCTGCTCCAGGCCATGCGCGCGGAGCATCTTCTTGGCGTTCCGGCAGGCGATAACGTCATCCGCCTGCTGCCGCCGCTCGTGGTTACGGCAGAAGAAGCGCGTGATGGGCTTGCGCGCATCGAGAAGGCTGCCGAAGCACTCACCACCAAACTGGCAAAGAGCGCCTGACGAGGCGCATCAGGGCCGGCGTAAAGGGTGGCCCGCATTGATGGGACTGAATTAAAATGGCAAAGCATTTCCTCGATCTTTCGGCCGTCGGCTCGGAAGACCTGCGGCTCATTCTTGAAGACGCCAAGAGCCGCAAGATCGCAACCAAGAACGGAACGGCGGAAAAGCCGCTGGCTGGCAAGATGCTGGCGATGATTTTCGAAAAGCCGTCGACGCGCACACGCGTGTCCTTCGATGTCGGCATGCGCCAGCTTGGCGGTGAAACGCTGTTTCTCTCCGGCACCGAAATGCAGCTTGGCCGCGCCGAAACCATTGGCGATACCGCCAAGGTCCTGTCGCGCTACGTCGACGCTATCATGATCCGCACGACCGATCATTCCCGCCTGCTGGAACTTGCCGAACACGCCACCGTTCCGGTCATCAACGGCCTGACGGACGAGACGCATCCGTGCCAGATCATGGCCGATATCATGACCTTCGAAGAGCATCGCGGCCCGGTGAAGGGCAAGACCATCGCCTGGACGGGTGACGGCAACAATGTGCTGCATTCGCTGGTCGAGGGCTCCGCACGCTTCGGCTACAAGATGAATATGGCCGTGCCCATGGGTTCGGAGCCGCTCGACAAGTACCTCAACTGGGCCCGCAACAATGGCGGCGAGATCATGCTCTGCCACGACGCAGAACGTGCTGTCGTCGGCTCGGACTGCATCGTCACCGACACCTGGGTTTCCATGAACCAGGAACACAAGGCGCGCGGCCACAACATCTTCCAGCCCTATCAGGTGAATGAAGCGCTGATGAAGAAGGCCAACAACGAGGCGCTCTTCATGCACTGCCTGCCCGCGCACCGCGGCGAGGAAGTCACCGATGCAGTGATCGACGGCCCGCAATCGGTGGTCTTCGATGAGGCGGAAAATCGCCTGCACGCGCAAAAGGCCGTGATCGCCTGGTGCATGGGCGTCATCTGAGGCCGAGCGTAGGCTAAGAGTGAGGGCGGAGCCTGGAACTTGAATTTCCAGCGCAACGCCCCATCTTTACGCCAACCAGTGCTGCCGGTTCACGGCGGCGTTTCATCAATCGTTTATCGCGACATTTGGGCCGGGGATGGTTTTGTTTTGCCATTCTCCGCTCTATCTTTGCGGAAACAGGACAAGAGACCTGCTGGCCGCGGCCGAGAACGTGGCGATCGTTTCCGAACAGGGGAAAGCAGGGTCGAAGGAGCAGAAGCATGGCGGACGTGACCGTAGAACTGGATGATATGAACTTTGCCGGCGACGACAAGGTCGTCCCCTTCCAGGTAGAAGGGCTCGACATTCGTGGCCGCGCGGTGCAGGTCGGTCCGTTGCTGAACGCTATTTTGCAGCGCCATGACTATCCGCCCGTCGTCGCCCGGCTTCTGGCGGAAGCTCTGGTGCTCACGGCGCTGATCGGCACGTCGCTCAAATTCTCCGGCAAGCTCACGGTGCAAACCAAGGGCGATGGCCCTGTCGATCTCTTGGTGGCGGATTTCACCGCGCCTGAGAACATGCGCGCCTATGCCCGCTTCGACGACGAGCGTCTGGCGCAGGCGACGGCGGCTGGGGAGACATCCCCTGAGCAGCTCCTCGGCACTGGCATTCTCGCTTTCACCATCGACCAGGGGGTGGGCATGCAGCCTTATCAGGGCATCGTGCCGCTGGATGGCTCGTCGCTCGAGGAAATCGCCAGTGTTTACTTCCGACAGTCGGAACAATTGCCGACACGGGTGCGCCTCGGTGTGGCAGAGTTCTTCGACCGTGACAGCCAAGGTAAGCCGCGCCGCGGCTGGCGTGCGGGTGGCATCATCGCGCAGTTCCTGCCTCAGGCGCCGGAGCGCCTGCGCACCCGCGACCTTCACGGCGGCGATGGCGATGAAACGTCGTTCGCAGAAGCCGACGACGACGCATGGACCGAAGCGGTGGCGCTAATCGACACGGTGGATACCGACGAGTTGACCGACCCGCAGGTGCCGGCAGAACGTCTGCTGTTCCGGCTCTTCCATGAGCAAGGCGTGCGCGTCTACGAGCCGCAGTCGATCATCGACAAATGCAGCTGCTCGCGCGAGAAGATCAAGGGCGTGCTGTCTGGATTTTCGGCGGAAGAAATCGAGGATAGCCAGGAAGATGG is a genomic window containing:
- a CDS encoding GcrA family cell cycle regulator yields the protein MNWTDERVEKLKRLWSEGLSASQIAAQLGGVSRNAVIGKVHRLNLPGRAKAGGTVATSRPAPKRPAAAPRPASYAAPARAATSRPAPARSSGALAFKEDMDIDPVEPMEYVRSSNNVVIPISRRLTLTELTERTCKWPVGDPLKDDFHFCGCEASEASPYCKFHAKMAYQPVSERRKA
- a CDS encoding aspartate aminotransferase family protein produces the protein MAETAPKSGPLFDTFSRAPLRFERGEGVWLITESGERYLDFGAGVAVTSVGHSHPHMVESLKAQVEKVWHLSNLYEVAGQEVLAKRLTDATFADKVFFTNSGAEALECAIKTARRYQYTHGHPEKFRIITFEGAFHGRTLATIAAGGQAKYLEGFGPKVEGFDQVPFGDLEALKAAIVPETAALLIEPIQGEGGIRVVQPEFLRTLRALCEEHGLLLIFDEVQTGVGRTGKFFAYERSGVAPDIMAVAKGIGGGFPFGACLATAEAASGMTAGSHGTTYGGNPLAMAAGNAVLDIVLADGFIEHVRDVALIFRQGLASLKDRYPDVIEEIRGEGLLLGIKARVPSGDLLQAMRAEHLLGVPAGDNVIRLLPPLVVTAEEARDGLARIEKAAEALTTKLAKSA
- the argF gene encoding ornithine carbamoyltransferase; its protein translation is MAKHFLDLSAVGSEDLRLILEDAKSRKIATKNGTAEKPLAGKMLAMIFEKPSTRTRVSFDVGMRQLGGETLFLSGTEMQLGRAETIGDTAKVLSRYVDAIMIRTTDHSRLLELAEHATVPVINGLTDETHPCQIMADIMTFEEHRGPVKGKTIAWTGDGNNVLHSLVEGSARFGYKMNMAVPMGSEPLDKYLNWARNNGGEIMLCHDAERAVVGSDCIVTDTWVSMNQEHKARGHNIFQPYQVNEALMKKANNEALFMHCLPAHRGEEVTDAVIDGPQSVVFDEAENRLHAQKAVIAWCMGVI
- a CDS encoding Hsp33 family molecular chaperone, translated to MADVTVELDDMNFAGDDKVVPFQVEGLDIRGRAVQVGPLLNAILQRHDYPPVVARLLAEALVLTALIGTSLKFSGKLTVQTKGDGPVDLLVADFTAPENMRAYARFDDERLAQATAAGETSPEQLLGTGILAFTIDQGVGMQPYQGIVPLDGSSLEEIASVYFRQSEQLPTRVRLGVAEFFDRDSQGKPRRGWRAGGIIAQFLPQAPERLRTRDLHGGDGDETSFAEADDDAWTEAVALIDTVDTDELTDPQVPAERLLFRLFHEQGVRVYEPQSIIDKCSCSREKIKGVLSGFSAEEIEDSQEDGVVSVSCEFCSTTYQYPVEELQG